CCCGGCCGCGACCGGGGCGAACGCGTCGAGCGCGGGCTGCATGAACGGGGTGTGGAACGCGCCCGCGACCTGGAGCGGGATGACGCGTGCCTTGGCAGGTGGGTTGGCCCCCAGGGCCGTGATGCCCTCGAGCGAGCCCGCGGCGACGACCTGGCCACCACCGTTGACGTTCGCGGGCCACAGGCCCGCGGCCTCGATCGCCGCGAGGACCTCCTGGGGGTCACCACCCACGACGGCGGCCATGCCGGTCGGGGTCGCGGCGGCCGCCTCGGCCATGAAGCGGGCCCGGGCCGTCACGAGACCCACCGCGGCCGCGTCCTCGAACACGCCCGCGACGGCGGCGGCGGCGAACTCGCCGACCGAGTGACCAGCGGTGACGTCCGCGACCTCGCTCGCGTCCCGTCCCTCGAGGATCACGCGCAGCGCGATCAGCGAGGCCGACACGATGAGCGGCTGCGCCACCGCGGTGTCACGGATGGTGTCGGCGTCCGACTCGGTGCCGTGGGCACGCAGGTCGAGGCCGGACGCGGCGGAGAACGCGTCGAGCTGCGCGGGGACCCCGGGCAGCT
This region of Oerskovia jenensis genomic DNA includes:
- a CDS encoding ACP S-malonyltransferase, translated to MLAVLCPGQGSQSPGMLAPWLELPGVPAQLDAFSAASGLDLRAHGTESDADTIRDTAVAQPLIVSASLIALRVILEGRDASEVADVTAGHSVGEFAAAAVAGVFEDAAAVGLVTARARFMAEAAAATPTGMAAVVGGDPQEVLAAIEAAGLWPANVNGGGQVVAAGSLEGITALGANPPAKARVIPLQVAGAFHTPFMQPALDAFAPVAAGWDATDPRLPFLSNADGAPYATISGAESGGLFGVKEDVLSRLTAQIAAPVRWDLCQETLAALGVTAILELAPGGVLTGLARRTLPGIETVAVKSTADVDKARDLIARHSDAGGASSTAGAGGAPSPAAETTA